TCGCGTGCATCCATTATGCCAGCACCTCCTCGAGCTGTTTGACAGCGCCCTCGGTGATGAAGAGTTTAGTGTAATGCACGATATCATAGATATTGAGTGCGGTGACAGGCATCGCCTTGACGCCTTGAATGTTGCGTGCGCAACGTTCTAAAATGGCGTCCCCCTCCGTAATGATGAGCGCTTTATCGTTGCCGATTTCAAAGTTATTGAGCAGGTTCAATACTTCTTTTGTTTTCGGCTGCGCTAATTCGATCTCGTTGATAACAAATACGTCATCGTTAGCGACTTTGTGGCTCAACGCGGATTTGATCGCTAAGCGTCTTTGTTTCCGCGGCATCGCTTTCACGTAGCTACGCGGCTGCGGTCCGAAGATGGT
This genomic window from Negativicoccus succinicivorans contains:
- the rplD gene encoding 50S ribosomal protein L4; this encodes MPKVTLYEMTGAKAGEIELQDSVFAVDYNEAVIHAAIVRQQANERLGTHATKTRGMVRGGGKKPWRQKGTGRARVGSIRSPLWVGGGTIFGPQPRSYVKAMPRKQRRLAIKSALSHKVANDDVFVINEIELAQPKTKEVLNLLNNFEIGNDKALIITEGDAILERCARNIQGVKAMPVTALNIYDIVHYTKLFITEGAVKQLEEVLA